A genome region from Nocardioides cynanchi includes the following:
- the trpB gene encoding tryptophan synthase subunit beta, giving the protein MSLDSARPPGNSARPPGNSARPPEKAARPAGGWEADEQGWFGGAEGWGGRFMPEALVRALDELTAAWHEAMADPAFTDEFATICREYAGLPSPLYEAGRLSEQVGCRILLKREDLNHTGAHKIRNVLGQALLTRRMGKTRVIAETGAGQHGVASATAAAYFGLDCTVYMGSVDVKRQALNVARMQLLGTRVIPVDSGSATLKDAINEALRDWVASVDHTAYLFGTAAGPHPFPSMVRDFTRAIGDEARAQCLDRYGVLPRGVAACVGGGSNAIGLFTAFLDDDVEIHGFEPGGDGFETGRHAATITAGDAGVLHGARTYVLQDEDGQTIESHSISAGLDYPGVGPQHAWLAASGRASYTPVTDAEAMEAMALLSRTEGIIPAIESAHAIAGALQVAKGYGPDDIMLINLSGRGDKDMETARDWFRLGEAEGGEAEPVT; this is encoded by the coding sequence ATGAGTCTCGACTCCGCTCGACCACCGGGGAATTCCGCTCGACCACCGGGGAATTCCGCTCGACCACCGGAGAAGGCCGCCCGACCCGCGGGCGGCTGGGAAGCCGACGAGCAGGGCTGGTTCGGAGGGGCCGAGGGCTGGGGCGGGCGCTTCATGCCCGAGGCCCTGGTCCGCGCCCTCGACGAGCTGACGGCGGCCTGGCACGAGGCGATGGCCGACCCCGCGTTCACCGACGAGTTCGCCACGATCTGCCGCGAGTACGCCGGCCTGCCGAGCCCGCTCTACGAGGCCGGCCGGCTCTCCGAGCAGGTCGGCTGCCGGATCCTGCTCAAGCGCGAGGACCTCAACCACACCGGGGCGCACAAGATCCGCAACGTGCTCGGCCAGGCCCTGCTCACCCGGCGGATGGGCAAGACCCGCGTGATCGCCGAGACCGGGGCCGGCCAGCACGGCGTCGCCAGCGCCACCGCGGCGGCCTACTTCGGGCTCGACTGCACCGTCTACATGGGCTCGGTCGACGTCAAGCGCCAGGCGCTCAACGTCGCCCGCATGCAGCTGCTCGGCACCCGGGTGATCCCGGTCGACTCCGGCAGCGCCACCCTCAAGGACGCCATCAACGAGGCGTTGCGCGACTGGGTCGCCTCGGTGGACCACACGGCGTACCTCTTCGGGACGGCCGCCGGCCCGCACCCCTTCCCCAGCATGGTCCGTGACTTCACCCGCGCGATCGGCGACGAGGCGCGGGCCCAGTGCCTCGACCGGTACGGCGTGCTGCCGCGCGGCGTCGCGGCCTGCGTCGGCGGTGGCTCGAACGCGATCGGTCTGTTCACGGCCTTCCTCGACGACGACGTGGAGATCCACGGCTTCGAACCCGGCGGTGACGGCTTCGAGACCGGCCGCCACGCCGCCACGATCACGGCCGGCGACGCCGGTGTGCTGCACGGCGCGCGGACCTACGTGCTCCAGGACGAGGACGGCCAGACCATCGAGTCGCACTCGATCTCCGCGGGCCTCGACTACCCGGGCGTCGGGCCGCAGCACGCCTGGCTCGCGGCGTCGGGACGGGCGTCGTACACCCCGGTCACCGACGCCGAGGCGATGGAGGCGATGGCGCTGCTCAGCCGTACCGAGGGGATCATCCCCGCCATCGAGTCGGCCCACGCGATCGCCGGGGCGCTGCAGGTGGCGAAGGGCTACGGCCCCGACGACATCATGCTGATCAACCTGTCCGGGCGAGGCGACAAGGACATGGAGACCGCGCGCGACTGGTTCCGTCTCGGCGAGGCCGAGGGCGGGGAAGCGGAGCCGGTCACGTGA
- a CDS encoding SCO family protein — translation MARTRRGIGLLLVVPLVALVLASCAKSSASTFSGAELHTPYHVPGTRLTDTSGATTSLTSSGKRLTLIFFGYTHCPDECPTTMATLASAVNQLDDADRAAVRVVFVTTDPARDTGPVIRAWLDRFDPQFTGLTGPLPRILKVARQVGVPVEKGNRLPSGGYDMTHGTQVLGMDGKHTVPVVWTLGTTAPEFAHDIHQLLS, via the coding sequence GTGGCTAGGACGCGCCGGGGGATCGGGCTGCTGCTCGTGGTCCCGCTGGTCGCCCTCGTGCTGGCGTCCTGTGCGAAGAGCTCGGCCAGCACGTTCTCCGGCGCCGAGCTGCACACGCCGTATCACGTGCCCGGCACCCGGCTCACCGACACCAGCGGCGCGACCACCTCTCTGACGAGCAGCGGCAAGCGGCTGACCCTGATCTTCTTCGGCTACACCCACTGCCCCGACGAGTGCCCGACGACCATGGCGACGCTGGCGTCAGCGGTCAACCAGCTCGACGACGCGGACCGCGCCGCGGTTCGGGTGGTCTTCGTGACCACCGACCCGGCCCGCGACACCGGCCCGGTGATCCGGGCCTGGCTCGACCGGTTCGACCCGCAGTTCACCGGCTTGACCGGCCCGCTGCCGAGGATCCTGAAGGTCGCCCGGCAGGTCGGCGTACCGGTCGAGAAGGGCAACCGCCTGCCCAGCGGCGGCTACGACATGACCCACGGCACCCAGGTCCTCGGCATGGACGGCAAGCACACCGTGCCGGTGGTCTGGACGCTCGGGACCACCGCTCCCGAGTTCGCGCACGACATCCACCAGCTGCTCTCCTGA
- the lgt gene encoding prolipoprotein diacylglyceryl transferase, whose translation MTTLFIPSPSQGVWYLGPLPLRGYALCIIAGIVAAIWIGERRWVLRGGLKGEVSDLALWAVPFGVVGGRIYHVITDHDLYFGAGRQPIDALYIWRGGLGIWGAIALGGVGVWIGARRKGIRVPPVIDAMAPGLLVAQAMGRWGNWFNQELFGKPSTEPWALKIDVANRPPGYEQYATFQPTFLYESIWDLGAFGFVLWADRRWKLGHGRVMALYVMAYTAGRGWIETLRIDNVEYQHVLGLRLNVWTSIVLFVLAAVYFVVAGRRHPDRETVVYTERRLAADRAAAADVSEPILTPDPDGEEMRDGPTDPGP comes from the coding sequence GTGACCACCCTGTTCATCCCCAGCCCCTCGCAGGGCGTCTGGTACCTCGGTCCCCTGCCCCTGCGCGGCTACGCGCTGTGCATCATCGCCGGGATCGTGGCGGCGATCTGGATCGGTGAGCGCCGCTGGGTGCTGCGTGGTGGCCTCAAGGGCGAGGTCTCCGACCTGGCGCTGTGGGCCGTGCCGTTCGGCGTGGTCGGCGGCCGGATCTACCACGTGATCACCGACCACGACCTCTACTTCGGCGCCGGCCGGCAGCCGATCGACGCCCTGTACATCTGGCGCGGGGGGCTGGGCATCTGGGGCGCCATCGCCCTCGGCGGCGTCGGCGTGTGGATCGGGGCCCGGCGCAAGGGGATCCGGGTACCGCCCGTGATCGACGCGATGGCCCCGGGCCTGCTGGTCGCACAGGCGATGGGCCGCTGGGGCAACTGGTTCAACCAGGAGCTGTTCGGCAAGCCGTCCACCGAGCCGTGGGCGTTGAAGATCGACGTCGCCAACCGCCCGCCCGGCTACGAGCAGTACGCCACCTTCCAGCCGACGTTCCTCTACGAGTCCATCTGGGACCTCGGCGCCTTCGGGTTCGTGCTCTGGGCCGACCGCCGCTGGAAGCTCGGCCACGGTCGGGTGATGGCGCTCTACGTGATGGCGTACACGGCCGGCCGCGGGTGGATCGAGACCCTGCGCATCGACAACGTGGAGTATCAGCACGTGCTCGGGCTGCGCCTCAACGTCTGGACCTCGATCGTGCTGTTCGTGCTGGCGGCGGTGTACTTCGTCGTCGCCGGCCGCCGGCACCCCGACCGTGAGACCGTGGTCTACACCGAGCGGCGGCTCGCCGCCGACCGGGCCGCGGCCGCCGACGTGTCCGAGCCGATCCTCACGCCCGACCCGGACGGCGAGGAGATGCGGGACGGCCCCACCGATCCGGGTCCCTGA
- the trpC gene encoding indole-3-glycerol phosphate synthase TrpC: MSVLDDIVAGVRDDLARRQSEVPEADLRARLLDLPPARDPMPAFGRPGSSVIAEVKRRSPSKGDLADIADPAALAAAYERGGAAAISVLTEQRRFGGSLADLDAVRAAVTTPVLRKDFVVEPYQLLEARAHGADLVLLIVAALPGDALTRLYDHARELGLTALVEVHDEPETERAVALEARLVGVNARNLKTLDVDPATFSKLAPQLPDGVVKVAESGITGPDDVRRRVAEGADVVLVGEALVRDGAPEEAVRAMTGVTP, encoded by the coding sequence ATGTCCGTGCTCGACGACATCGTCGCGGGCGTGCGAGACGACCTGGCCCGGCGGCAGTCGGAGGTCCCCGAGGCGGACCTGCGCGCCCGCCTGCTCGACCTTCCCCCCGCCCGCGACCCGATGCCGGCCTTCGGGCGGCCCGGCTCGTCGGTGATCGCCGAGGTGAAGCGGCGCAGCCCGAGCAAGGGCGACCTCGCCGACATCGCGGACCCCGCGGCGCTCGCTGCTGCCTACGAGCGGGGCGGAGCCGCGGCGATCAGCGTGCTGACCGAGCAGCGCCGCTTCGGCGGCAGTCTCGCCGACCTGGACGCCGTCCGAGCGGCCGTCACGACGCCCGTGCTCCGCAAGGACTTCGTGGTCGAGCCCTACCAGCTGCTCGAGGCGCGGGCCCATGGCGCCGACCTCGTGCTGCTGATCGTGGCCGCGCTGCCCGGTGACGCCCTGACCCGGCTCTACGACCATGCCCGCGAGCTCGGGCTGACCGCCCTGGTCGAGGTGCACGACGAGCCCGAGACCGAGCGCGCGGTCGCGCTCGAGGCCCGGCTGGTCGGGGTGAACGCCCGCAACCTGAAGACCCTCGACGTCGACCCTGCGACCTTTTCCAAGCTGGCACCGCAGCTGCCCGACGGCGTCGTGAAGGTGGCCGAGAGCGGCATCACCGGCCCCGACGACGTACGCCGTCGGGTCGCGGAAGGAGCAGACGTCGTGCTGGTCGGCGAGGCACTGGTCCGCGACGGTGCTCCCGAGGAAGCCGTGCGTGCGATGACAGGAGTGACGCCATGA
- the trpA gene encoding tryptophan synthase subunit alpha has protein sequence MSVSTAFEKARADDRAALVGYLPAGFPDVEGGIEAIRTLVDAGCDVIEVGLPYSDPVMDGPTIQAAAQRALEGGVRISDVLRTVEAVAATGTPTVVMTYWNPVERYGVARFAADLASAGGAGLITPDLTPDSAGGWIAAADQHDLDKIFLVAPSSTDERIAMTTAACRGFVYAAAVMGVTGARAASSDLAGPLVERTRATTDLPIGVGIGVSNGEQAAEVAAYADGVIVGSAFVRCLLDHDDRAGGLAALRRLTEDLAAGVRRG, from the coding sequence GTGAGCGTCTCCACGGCCTTCGAGAAGGCCCGGGCCGACGACCGGGCGGCGCTGGTCGGCTATCTGCCGGCCGGCTTCCCCGACGTCGAGGGCGGCATCGAGGCGATCCGCACCCTGGTCGACGCGGGCTGCGACGTGATCGAGGTCGGCCTGCCCTACAGCGACCCGGTGATGGACGGCCCGACCATCCAGGCGGCGGCCCAGCGGGCCCTCGAGGGCGGCGTCCGGATCAGCGACGTGCTGCGCACGGTCGAGGCGGTGGCGGCGACCGGCACCCCGACCGTGGTGATGACCTACTGGAACCCCGTCGAGCGGTACGGCGTTGCGCGGTTCGCCGCCGATCTCGCCTCGGCCGGGGGAGCCGGCCTGATCACACCCGACCTCACCCCCGACAGCGCCGGCGGCTGGATCGCCGCCGCCGACCAGCACGACCTCGACAAGATCTTCCTGGTGGCGCCGTCCTCGACCGACGAGCGGATCGCGATGACCACGGCCGCGTGCCGTGGCTTCGTCTACGCCGCCGCGGTGATGGGCGTGACCGGTGCCCGCGCCGCCTCCAGCGACCTGGCCGGGCCCCTGGTCGAGCGCACCCGGGCGACCACCGACCTCCCGATCGGCGTCGGGATCGGGGTCAGCAACGGTGAGCAGGCGGCCGAGGTCGCGGCGTACGCCGACGGGGTGATCGTCGGCTCCGCGTTCGTCCGCTGCCTCCTCGACCACGACGACCGGGCCGGCGGGCTCGCGGCGCTGCGCCGCCTCACCGAGGACCTGGCCGCGGGCGTACGCCGTGGCTAG
- a CDS encoding DUF2752 domain-containing protein, with amino-acid sequence MSLTTERLVPAAAGTRAARMRGPLLAAGGVAATTLALRLRDPHVSHSWGVCPLYLATGLYCPGCGSLRAVNDLTHGHVAAAASSNLLLVALIPVVGLLFARWSLASWQGHDAHLVPPVPRALTVALLVLVTVFVVARNLPGSWLAP; translated from the coding sequence ATGAGCCTGACGACCGAGCGGCTCGTCCCCGCGGCCGCCGGCACCCGCGCGGCCCGGATGCGTGGTCCGCTGCTCGCCGCGGGCGGGGTCGCGGCGACGACGCTCGCCCTGAGGCTGCGCGACCCCCACGTCTCCCACTCCTGGGGGGTCTGCCCCCTCTACCTCGCGACCGGCCTCTACTGCCCGGGCTGCGGGAGCCTGCGCGCGGTCAACGACCTCACTCACGGCCACGTGGCGGCGGCCGCGTCGAGCAACCTCCTCCTGGTGGCGCTGATCCCGGTGGTCGGGCTGCTCTTCGCCCGCTGGAGCCTCGCCTCGTGGCAGGGCCATGACGCCCACCTCGTGCCACCGGTGCCGCGCGCGCTGACGGTCGCCCTGCTCGTGCTCGTGACGGTCTTCGTCGTGGCCCGCAACCTGCCCGGCAGCTGGCTCGCCCCCTGA